The DNA sequence GTTCATCAATTCCTACTGTGGCGCGTTCATGAATTAGTTTACATCGCAATCCGTAGTAGTGGTTAATCTTTTTCCAGAGTTTCTCGCTAATCTTGACGTATTTTTTTATTTCTTTCTCAACTTTATGCCTTGCATTAAACAGGTCTAACAATTCTCTGTCCGTATAGTGATGTCTCGATTCATTGACCAAATACTCTTTAAATGCGATTTCTAGGGTGCTATCTAATAATATCAGGCAGATGCGGTTCTTTTGCTCTAGCTTTTGATGATAGATGATATCTACAGCAATCATTCCTTCATAAAGACCGCTTGTCCAAGGTTTATCCTTTGCAATCTTTCGATTAGCTTGCTTAATAATGTCACTATATCTTAAGTTGGCTTTAGGCAAAGGGGGGAGATATGACCTTTTTGCCTCCGGAAAATTGTCTATCTTCTTTGCCACAATATGTCCGGAAGGATATTTAAAAACTTTGTCTGACCAGTCGCCCTCCCATCTCCTAGAAAGTGACGCAAAATCTTTCACAACCTGAACAAGCCAACCACGCAACGCAACAAAAATTGGATGATTTTGATTAATCCCTGACTTACTGCTATTCCATGGCATTAAGTCAGCCTCTCCTTTAAGCGAAACAATGACTCTGGTGAGGGAAATGCTGGGATGCGGTCGTCCTGCTAATCCTTTTGTAAAACCAACTTCATAATTTTTGAGAGCTTTCGCAATTAATCGGTCATTACAGTAGAAGTAGACCCCATACTCACCACTAGCAGGACTTGACTCCATGCTGAGACCAGCAAGAACCTCAACTTTAACAACCTTACCTTCTGCGCTTGGTAAATCACCATGATACCTATGTGGTAAATACTCCGGAGGGTATGCCCAATTTTCAAAGATATGTGGTTTTAAAACGTCTGCATTAAGCTGAATTTTTAACTGCTTATTAAATAAAAATTTGGCGTAGGTAGCTTCTAAATGCTCTCTAAGGTATTTGAGACTACCATCGGTTATTACAAAACGAAGTTTATGAAGTTCAATTCTAGTAGTTCCTTCAGTTATCTGATCAACCTCATAAACAGGTAGCTCCCAATCATCATTATCAAGCCAAGTTTCATCAAATTCTATACTATAAGTTTTTTCTTTAGCATACCGAGTTATTATTCGTATATCCTGAGACAAAGCTACAACCGCCCTTTTGCTTCCAACTCCAAAAATCCCTATTGTCTCATCTGTTGGCAAATTACTAGTCTGCCCGGGCCCAACAATTAAATTAAGTTCGGATTTCTTAATTCCCCCGGCACTATCAGAAACATTAATCAACTGCCTGTCTTTATCAATATCTATATGGATTTCTAAAGACCTCTTTCTGCCGATTTTCACCCATATATCAAGGGCATTATCAATTAGCTCACAAATG is a window from the Candidatus Omnitrophota bacterium genome containing:
- a CDS encoding ATP-binding protein; this translates as MVKKEVDTIDAVPSKRIFLSIIADYDLNRSICELIDNALDIWVKIGRKRSLEIHIDIDKDRQLINVSDSAGGIKKSELNLIVGPGQTSNLPTDETIGIFGVGSKRAVVALSQDIRIITRYAKEKTYSIEFDETWLDNDDWELPVYEVDQITEGTTRIELHKLRFVITDGSLKYLREHLEATYAKFLFNKQLKIQLNADVLKPHIFENWAYPPEYLPHRYHGDLPSAEGKVVKVEVLAGLSMESSPASGEYGVYFYCNDRLIAKALKNYEVGFTKGLAGRPHPSISLTRVIVSLKGEADLMPWNSSKSGINQNHPIFVALRGWLVQVVKDFASLSRRWEGDWSDKVFKYPSGHIVAKKIDNFPEAKRSYLPPLPKANLRYSDIIKQANRKIAKDKPWTSGLYEGMIAVDIIYHQKLEQKNRICLILLDSTLEIAFKEYLVNESRHHYTDRELLDLFNARHKVEKEIKKYVKISEKLWKKINHYYGLRCKLIHERATVGIDERQIEDYQETVQKVLKKLFKLQL